From Psychrobacillus sp. FSL K6-2836, a single genomic window includes:
- a CDS encoding (4Fe-4S)-binding protein, protein MDDTEKDLVKQGYKQYYGEEIDIYFHPVKCTHAANCIKYLPSVFNVNKKPWIYPDGALREDGKRVVHNCPSDALKFIDKRTVH, encoded by the coding sequence GTGGATGATACAGAAAAAGACTTAGTAAAACAAGGTTATAAACAATATTACGGAGAAGAAATAGACATCTACTTTCATCCCGTAAAATGCACCCATGCTGCAAACTGCATTAAATACCTCCCTTCTGTTTTTAACGTAAACAAAAAGCCATGGATATATCCAGATGGTGCACTTAGAGAAGATGGCAAAAGGGTTGTTCATAATTGTCCAAGTGATGCACTAAAATTTATTGATAAAAGAACCGTTCATTAG
- a CDS encoding LacI family DNA-binding transcriptional regulator, with protein MAITIKDVAKLANVAPSTVSRVIANSPRISENTKKRVRDAMDELKYHPNFIARSLASQSTKVIGLVLPHSSGVFFQNPFFSEVIQGLSEGVHDNHYALQMTSGKTEFDSYEGVVQMVQGGRVDGIILLYSMIDDKIMEYLTKRKFPFVVIGKPYDLVDKITHVDNDNYMAAKEATEYIIELGHKKIGFIGGSPSLTVTLDRLNGYKEALRSSNIDLDEDYIIHEDFLREGGQEAVKALLRRPIPPTALLVTDDLMAVGVVNSLTEMQIDIPTKVSIVSFNNALFAEMSRPPLTSIDINIKELGYQAASSLIQLLKNENEPVKRIIVPHRLVVRQSCDVAPIKP; from the coding sequence ATGGCGATAACAATCAAAGATGTGGCGAAACTGGCCAATGTTGCTCCTTCAACTGTTTCTCGGGTGATTGCAAATAGCCCCCGTATAAGTGAAAATACAAAGAAACGAGTAAGGGACGCGATGGATGAACTTAAATATCATCCTAATTTTATCGCCCGTAGCCTAGCGAGTCAATCGACTAAAGTGATAGGTCTAGTTTTACCTCACTCATCAGGCGTATTTTTTCAAAACCCATTCTTTTCAGAGGTCATACAGGGATTAAGCGAGGGTGTACACGATAATCACTATGCACTACAAATGACTAGTGGAAAAACAGAGTTCGATTCCTATGAAGGGGTCGTTCAAATGGTTCAAGGTGGTCGAGTAGATGGTATTATCCTCCTTTACTCCATGATTGATGACAAAATTATGGAGTATTTAACAAAAAGAAAATTTCCTTTTGTTGTAATTGGAAAACCGTATGATTTAGTTGATAAAATTACCCACGTTGATAACGACAATTACATGGCGGCAAAAGAAGCTACCGAATATATAATAGAACTTGGTCATAAAAAAATTGGTTTTATAGGGGGAAGTCCAAGTTTAACGGTTACATTAGATCGTCTAAATGGATATAAAGAAGCTCTGAGGTCATCTAATATAGATTTGGATGAGGATTATATTATTCATGAAGACTTTCTACGTGAGGGTGGACAGGAGGCTGTCAAAGCACTCCTAAGAAGACCTATTCCCCCAACAGCCCTACTTGTTACGGATGATTTGATGGCGGTTGGTGTAGTAAATTCACTCACCGAAATGCAAATTGATATTCCAACTAAAGTATCGATTGTTAGCTTTAATAATGCATTGTTTGCAGAGATGTCTAGACCACCACTTACTTCTATTGATATTAATATTAAAGAACTAGGTTACCAAGCAGCTAGTAGTTTAATCCAATTATTAAAAAATGAAAATGAACCCGTTAAACGTATTATAGTACCTCATAGATTAGTTGTAAGACAATCATGTGATGTGGCACCTATAAAACCATAG
- a CDS encoding carbohydrate ABC transporter permease: MNSNVTTKHRKYAGLLSIIPGIGQFYNKQFIKGIIFLVLTVAFFSSFSQTLNWGFWGLITLGEIPVLDHSIFLLIDGIIALLVAIIGLGIYAFNIYDAYNNGKKRDEGFLLNSVREQYHNLLDNGFPYLMISPGFLLLIFVVIFPIIFVILLSFTNYDLYHSPPAKLVDWVGIQNYIDIFKLDLWRSTFFGVLGWTIVWTFGATTLQVAIGVFLAVVINQKDLKGKAFFRTILILPWAVPAFVSILIFSGMFNESFGVINTQILSMLGIDAIPWMTEEMWTRLALILIQSWLGFPFIFAMTTGVLQSIPNELYEAANVDGASIFQKFRGITLPMVLYATAPILITQYTFNFNNFNVIFLFNGGGPALPGQNAGGTDILISWIYQLTMTSGQYGKAAAITMLLSLIVVAVALWQFKRTNSFKEEDMM, encoded by the coding sequence ATGAATAGTAATGTCACAACCAAACATAGAAAATATGCCGGGTTATTATCTATCATCCCAGGCATTGGGCAATTTTATAATAAACAGTTTATAAAAGGAATCATTTTCTTAGTATTAACTGTCGCATTCTTCAGTAGCTTTTCTCAAACGCTAAACTGGGGTTTCTGGGGACTGATTACGCTTGGAGAAATTCCAGTCCTTGATCATTCCATATTCTTATTGATCGATGGCATCATCGCATTGTTGGTAGCAATCATCGGTCTTGGAATTTATGCGTTTAATATTTATGATGCTTATAACAATGGAAAAAAACGAGATGAAGGATTCCTATTAAATAGTGTAAGGGAGCAATATCATAATCTATTGGATAACGGTTTTCCTTATCTAATGATTTCCCCTGGGTTTTTATTATTAATCTTCGTAGTTATTTTCCCAATTATCTTTGTAATCCTTCTATCATTTACAAACTATGATTTATATCATTCACCACCTGCAAAACTGGTAGATTGGGTTGGTATTCAAAACTATATTGATATATTCAAATTAGATCTTTGGAGATCCACATTTTTTGGTGTATTGGGTTGGACAATTGTTTGGACATTTGGGGCAACGACATTACAAGTTGCAATTGGAGTCTTTCTCGCAGTTGTGATCAATCAAAAGGATTTAAAAGGGAAAGCATTTTTCCGTACTATATTAATCTTACCTTGGGCAGTACCCGCATTTGTATCGATCTTAATATTTTCAGGTATGTTCAATGAATCATTTGGTGTCATCAATACGCAAATACTCAGTATGTTAGGCATCGATGCTATTCCTTGGATGACAGAAGAGATGTGGACTAGATTAGCGTTGATCTTAATACAATCATGGCTAGGTTTCCCATTTATATTTGCAATGACAACTGGAGTGCTTCAATCTATTCCAAATGAATTGTACGAGGCTGCAAATGTGGACGGCGCTTCTATCTTCCAGAAATTCCGAGGTATCACATTACCTATGGTGCTATATGCAACTGCTCCAATTCTTATTACGCAGTATACATTTAACTTCAATAATTTCAACGTCATCTTCCTGTTCAATGGAGGAGGTCCAGCTTTACCTGGGCAAAATGCTGGGGGAACAGATATATTAATCTCTTGGATTTATCAATTGACGATGACTTCTGGACAATATGGAAAAGCAGCAGCAATAACAATGCTCCTATCACTTATCGTTGTAGCAGTAGCATTATGGCAATTCAAACGAACTAATTCATTCAAAGAGGAGGATATGATGTAA
- a CDS encoding ribonuclease J, producing MSTENNKVSIFALGGINEIGKNMYVIQSDDDIVVIDCGSKFPDETLLGIDLIIQDISYLLENEDKVRALIITHGHEDHIGGIPYFLKQLNVPIYATNLTLGLIEIKLKEHGLLRNTQLFLIDSDSKLRLGTIRTSFFRVSHSIPDCLGIAFHTSQGTIVHTGDFKFDMTPVDEQNPDIHKMAELGQNGVLLLLSESTNAERPGFTPSERKIAEHVEEAFRKAPRKIFISTFASNVHRVQTIVNAAIKTNRKLALLGRSMVNVVSVAMDRGYLNIPEGMLVDQNEINTMNPENIVILCTGSQGEPMAALSRLASSSYRQVEVLPEDTVIFAAGPIPGNEKSITRIIDNLYTLGAHVIYGSGNVTGMHVSGHACQEELKLMLTLMKPKYFIPIHGEYRMLHHHQLLAESVGVERKNIFIIQNGDVVDVENEKAIQTRSIEAGNVFVDGFGIGDVGEIILRDRKLLSEDGMLVIVTTLSKANGKIISGPDTISRGFVYGPESEGLIHEVNQNVRSTVSKTRDTNRNQRVLKQNIKKSLEKLLYSRTKRKPMILPIIIEV from the coding sequence ATGAGTACTGAAAATAATAAAGTATCGATTTTTGCTTTAGGTGGAATAAATGAAATTGGGAAAAATATGTATGTCATACAATCGGATGACGATATTGTTGTAATTGACTGTGGGTCTAAATTTCCAGATGAAACCTTACTAGGTATAGATTTAATCATTCAGGACATTTCCTATTTATTGGAGAACGAGGATAAAGTAAGAGCTTTAATAATTACACATGGGCATGAAGATCATATTGGAGGTATTCCCTATTTCCTTAAACAACTCAATGTCCCGATATATGCAACCAACTTAACGTTAGGTTTAATCGAAATCAAATTAAAGGAGCATGGATTATTAAGAAATACACAGCTATTTTTAATAGACTCGGACTCCAAGTTAAGACTCGGAACAATAAGAACATCCTTTTTCCGTGTAAGCCATAGTATCCCAGATTGTTTAGGAATTGCTTTTCACACTTCTCAAGGAACAATTGTACATACAGGAGATTTTAAATTTGACATGACACCTGTAGATGAACAGAATCCAGACATTCATAAGATGGCGGAGCTCGGCCAAAATGGCGTGTTATTGCTCCTTTCAGAAAGTACTAATGCAGAAAGACCAGGCTTTACTCCTTCCGAACGTAAAATTGCGGAGCATGTAGAGGAAGCGTTTAGAAAAGCACCAAGAAAGATTTTCATCTCTACGTTTGCTTCCAATGTACACCGGGTACAAACAATAGTGAATGCAGCTATCAAGACAAATCGGAAACTGGCTTTGTTGGGTAGAAGTATGGTCAATGTAGTATCCGTTGCTATGGACCGAGGATATTTAAATATTCCCGAAGGAATGCTTGTTGATCAAAATGAAATAAATACAATGAATCCTGAAAACATTGTGATATTATGCACAGGAAGTCAAGGAGAACCGATGGCTGCTTTGTCTCGTTTAGCAAGTTCAAGCTACCGTCAAGTGGAGGTCCTTCCTGAGGATACAGTGATTTTCGCTGCTGGACCAATCCCTGGCAATGAAAAGAGTATTACCAGAATTATAGACAACTTATATACGTTAGGTGCCCACGTTATTTATGGTTCCGGAAATGTAACTGGAATGCATGTTTCTGGTCATGCTTGTCAAGAAGAGCTAAAACTTATGCTCACATTGATGAAACCAAAATACTTCATCCCTATCCACGGGGAATATCGAATGCTGCACCATCATCAACTTTTAGCAGAATCAGTAGGCGTAGAACGTAAAAATATATTTATCATTCAAAACGGAGATGTAGTAGATGTTGAAAATGAAAAGGCTATCCAAACGAGAAGCATTGAAGCTGGCAATGTGTTTGTGGATGGTTTTGGTATTGGGGACGTAGGAGAAATTATTTTACGAGATCGAAAATTGCTTTCCGAAGATGGGATGTTAGTTATCGTAACTACATTAAGTAAAGCAAATGGCAAAATTATTTCAGGGCCTGATACTATCTCGCGTGGATTTGTATATGGACCTGAATCTGAGGGACTTATTCATGAAGTCAATCAAAATGTTCGGTCCACTGTGTCAAAAACAAGAGATACAAATAGAAACCAACGTGTTTTGAAGCAAAACATTAAAAAGTCACTGGAAAAGCTTTTATACAGTCGCACGAAAAGAAAACCTATGATACTTCCTATAATTATTGAAGTGTAA
- a CDS encoding GNAT family N-acetyltransferase, producing MLTTKQLNDIEALQKECETHDNIQLKLNWDMLKSRTDNNYDFLLYDQSELIAFLGLYPFGTTVEICGMVKPRERRKHHFSKLFEQAIALARLQDFHKILLNAPAGSEEAKAFLNANKAVYSFSEHQMKWEQKDLGEVTGFALRVAEQKDLPLRIQLNVESFGLDEESALEIENRVDSEIDNSVYIIDVQEGSVGKIRVKVEDNEAWIYGFCMLPHFRGKGIGRKVLQYVVKKYSTQGNTVHLEVETENTYALKLYESIGFQIVHAQDYYLYK from the coding sequence ATGTTAACTACAAAACAATTAAATGACATCGAAGCACTACAAAAAGAATGTGAAACACATGACAATATTCAGTTAAAGCTAAATTGGGATATGTTAAAAAGCCGTACCGACAATAATTATGATTTCCTACTGTATGACCAGAGTGAGCTGATCGCATTTCTAGGCTTATACCCCTTCGGTACGACGGTGGAGATTTGTGGCATGGTCAAACCACGGGAACGTAGAAAACACCATTTCTCTAAGCTATTTGAACAAGCTATAGCTCTTGCGAGACTACAGGACTTTCATAAAATTTTGTTGAATGCTCCCGCTGGTTCCGAAGAAGCAAAAGCATTTTTGAACGCTAATAAAGCAGTTTATAGCTTCTCTGAGCACCAAATGAAATGGGAACAAAAGGATTTAGGAGAAGTAACGGGCTTCGCTTTAAGAGTAGCTGAACAAAAGGACCTTCCATTACGCATTCAGTTGAATGTCGAATCTTTTGGGTTAGATGAAGAAAGTGCTTTAGAAATAGAAAACAGAGTAGACTCTGAAATAGACAATAGCGTGTATATCATTGATGTTCAAGAGGGATCTGTAGGTAAAATAAGAGTAAAAGTAGAAGATAACGAAGCTTGGATATACGGATTTTGTATGCTTCCCCACTTTCGTGGTAAAGGAATTGGACGTAAAGTACTGCAATATGTAGTTAAAAAATATTCAACTCAAGGTAATACTGTCCATTTAGAAGTAGAAACAGAAAATACGTATGCTTTAAAATTATATGAATCAATTGGATTTCAAATTGTTCATGCTCAGGACTACTACTTGTATAAATAA
- a CDS encoding glycoside hydrolase family 13 protein, which yields MKEKWWKEAVSYQVYPRSFMDSNGDGIGDLRGIITKLDYLKDLGVDVIWVSPFYKSPNADNGYDISDYQGISEQFGNIDDFDELLEEIHARGMKLILDLVINHTSDEHPWFIESRSSKENAKRDWYIWKDSKGDQEPNNWESIFSGSAWEQDELTDQYYLHLFATKQPDLNWENTEVRQELFKMVNWWLDKGIDGYRVDAISHIKKRDGLPDMPNPNHEKYVSSFEMHTNQPGIQEYLKELKVETFAKYDIMTVGEANGVGIDEADEWVGEENGKFDMIFQFEHLGLWNKALNNSVDVIALKQVLTKWQKGLHQKGWNALFLENHDQTRSVSSWGNDKEYWNESAKMLAGCYFLMQGTPFIYQGQEIGMTNVQFPSIQDYDDIGMKNFYDLEIENGKPHEQVMEIIWRNGRDNSRTPMQWENSLNAGFSEGEPWMKVNPNYVTINVADQLEDKDSIYHFYKKMIQVRKENPVFVYGEYDVVQEEHPDVYVYTRALNDQFAIVLCNFREYSAELTLKHLPQRGTELILYNYKDAPEQLSETISLNPYEVRVYLYK from the coding sequence ATGAAAGAAAAATGGTGGAAAGAAGCTGTCAGTTATCAGGTATATCCAAGAAGTTTCATGGATAGCAATGGTGACGGAATCGGCGATTTACGAGGAATTATTACGAAATTAGATTACTTGAAGGACTTGGGTGTCGATGTTATATGGGTCAGCCCGTTCTATAAGTCTCCAAATGCAGATAATGGATATGATATTAGTGACTATCAGGGTATTTCGGAGCAGTTTGGGAACATAGACGATTTTGATGAGTTATTGGAAGAAATACACGCAAGAGGTATGAAACTGATTCTTGACCTGGTTATCAACCATACAAGCGATGAGCATCCTTGGTTTATCGAATCACGCTCTTCTAAAGAAAATGCTAAAAGGGATTGGTATATTTGGAAGGATAGTAAAGGAGATCAAGAACCAAATAACTGGGAAAGTATTTTCTCTGGGAGCGCATGGGAGCAAGATGAGCTGACGGATCAATACTATCTCCATTTATTTGCAACGAAACAGCCTGACTTGAATTGGGAAAATACAGAAGTTCGACAGGAACTTTTTAAAATGGTCAATTGGTGGCTTGATAAAGGAATCGATGGTTACCGAGTAGATGCAATCAGTCACATTAAAAAACGTGATGGATTACCGGATATGCCTAATCCCAATCATGAAAAATATGTTTCGTCATTTGAGATGCATACGAACCAGCCTGGTATACAAGAGTATTTAAAAGAGTTAAAGGTAGAGACTTTTGCTAAATACGATATTATGACAGTTGGTGAAGCAAATGGAGTAGGGATAGACGAGGCGGATGAGTGGGTTGGAGAAGAGAATGGAAAATTTGATATGATTTTTCAGTTTGAACATCTCGGGCTTTGGAACAAGGCACTCAATAACTCAGTAGATGTTATCGCTTTAAAGCAAGTTCTTACGAAATGGCAAAAAGGGCTGCACCAAAAAGGGTGGAATGCACTATTTCTTGAAAATCACGATCAGACTCGAAGCGTTTCGAGTTGGGGGAATGATAAAGAATATTGGAATGAGAGTGCTAAAATGCTAGCCGGGTGCTACTTCCTTATGCAAGGAACCCCGTTTATCTATCAGGGACAGGAAATTGGAATGACAAATGTTCAGTTTCCATCTATTCAAGATTACGATGACATTGGTATGAAGAACTTTTATGATTTAGAAATAGAAAATGGTAAACCACATGAACAGGTAATGGAAATCATTTGGCGTAATGGGCGTGATAATTCAAGAACCCCTATGCAGTGGGAGAATTCTTTAAACGCTGGATTTTCAGAAGGTGAGCCATGGATGAAGGTGAATCCAAATTATGTGACGATTAATGTCGCTGATCAACTAGAGGATAAAGACTCTATTTATCATTTCTATAAAAAAATGATTCAAGTAAGAAAAGAAAATCCTGTTTTTGTTTATGGAGAATATGATGTAGTACAAGAAGAGCATCCTGATGTGTATGTCTACACACGAGCACTAAATGATCAGTTTGCGATTGTTTTATGTAACTTTAGAGAATATAGTGCGGAGCTTACGTTAAAACATCTTCCACAACGCGGCACGGAACTAATATTATATAATTATAAAGATGCACCGGAGCAGCTATCAGAGACTATTTCTCTAAATCCATACGAAGTAAGAGTATACTTATATAAGTGA
- a CDS encoding GNAT family N-acetyltransferase, with protein sequence MFSFKINDKTYLKMLDLRDTEHLFALTIQSKDTLREWLPFIDFTRTSDDTKNFIQSTMKQFSDNNGFQAGIWYDGSLAGVIGFHKIDWNNKSTSIGYWLGNDYVGLGLMTKSVEAFVEYALVELQLNRVEIRAAVQNKKSRAIPERLGFKEEGCVRQAEWLYDHYVDHVVYGMLASDWKK encoded by the coding sequence ATGTTTTCATTCAAAATAAACGACAAAACTTACTTAAAAATGCTCGATTTACGGGACACTGAACATTTGTTCGCATTAACAATTCAATCTAAGGATACGTTAAGAGAGTGGCTCCCATTTATAGATTTTACGAGAACTTCTGACGACACGAAAAATTTCATCCAATCAACCATGAAGCAATTTAGTGATAATAACGGTTTTCAAGCTGGGATTTGGTACGATGGGAGCCTTGCTGGTGTAATTGGGTTCCATAAAATTGATTGGAATAACAAATCGACTAGCATAGGTTATTGGTTAGGGAATGATTATGTTGGATTAGGATTAATGACTAAATCAGTAGAAGCATTTGTGGAGTATGCATTAGTAGAATTACAATTAAACCGAGTAGAAATTCGTGCTGCTGTACAAAACAAAAAAAGTAGGGCTATTCCTGAAAGACTTGGTTTCAAGGAAGAAGGATGTGTTAGGCAGGCGGAGTGGCTATATGACCATTATGTCGATCATGTAGTTTATGGAATGTTAGCAAGTGATTGGAAAAAGTAA
- a CDS encoding alpha-amylase family glycosyl hydrolase has protein sequence MKKSGMLFVLISLLIATVSPLTALASEERKMQDEVIYSIMVDRFNNGDTSNDYDANINDPLAYHGGDFKGITEKLAYIKEMGFTAIWLTPIFENMEKGYHGYWIKDFYETNEYFGSMEDFKTLVEEAHKLDIKVILDFVVNHVGPNHEWLSDPTKEEWFHQNKSISNWNNQQEVETGWLYDLPDLDQDNPEVSKYLLDAAKWWIEETDIDGYRLDTVKHVPKEFWTEFSAEVKSVKESFFLIGEVWHDNPNIIVGYQDTGIDGFMDFSQNGSLRTAFEKSDQSLGWLFSNNERNDKLFERPELLGQFIDNHDMQRFTNLAIQNNQDPVARLKLGLTYMYSAPGIPIIYYGTEIALDGGNDPDNRRMMNFEEDAELVEYITKLGAVRQQQLPLTRGDMELLGDDTGWTVYKRTYADETVVIAINNTSEAQTVVLDEEKETGKELQGLLAGELVKPDEDGYTIHLESGQSEIYKLVDRQNDNRLTTGIWMVSIVLMLLILFIWFNRIKQKKLK, from the coding sequence ATGAAAAAAAGTGGAATGCTCTTTGTTTTAATATCGCTCTTAATTGCCACTGTAAGTCCACTGACAGCTCTCGCTAGTGAAGAACGAAAGATGCAGGATGAGGTTATTTATAGTATTATGGTGGACCGATTTAATAATGGAGATACGAGTAATGATTACGATGCTAATATAAACGATCCACTTGCGTATCATGGTGGGGACTTTAAAGGAATAACAGAGAAGCTTGCTTATATTAAAGAAATGGGTTTTACAGCTATTTGGTTGACACCCATTTTTGAAAATATGGAAAAAGGGTATCACGGCTATTGGATAAAGGATTTTTATGAAACGAATGAGTATTTTGGCTCGATGGAAGATTTCAAAACACTTGTAGAGGAAGCCCACAAACTGGATATAAAAGTGATTCTCGACTTTGTTGTTAACCATGTTGGACCAAATCACGAGTGGCTAAGTGATCCTACTAAAGAAGAGTGGTTTCATCAAAATAAGTCCATTTCCAATTGGAATAACCAACAAGAAGTGGAAACTGGTTGGTTATATGATCTTCCCGACTTAGATCAAGACAATCCAGAGGTTAGTAAGTATTTATTAGATGCTGCAAAATGGTGGATAGAAGAAACAGATATCGATGGATATAGACTGGACACGGTCAAACATGTTCCAAAGGAATTTTGGACCGAATTTTCAGCTGAAGTGAAATCAGTGAAAGAATCGTTCTTTTTGATAGGGGAGGTTTGGCATGATAACCCCAATATCATAGTTGGTTATCAGGATACAGGTATCGATGGTTTCATGGACTTTTCCCAAAATGGATCTCTAAGAACCGCTTTTGAAAAATCGGATCAATCACTTGGTTGGTTATTTTCAAATAATGAGCGAAACGATAAATTGTTTGAGCGTCCAGAACTGCTTGGTCAATTTATCGACAATCATGATATGCAACGGTTCACTAATTTGGCAATCCAGAATAATCAGGATCCAGTAGCAAGGTTAAAACTTGGTTTAACTTATATGTATTCTGCTCCAGGCATTCCAATCATCTACTATGGAACAGAAATCGCATTGGACGGAGGAAATGATCCAGATAATCGTCGAATGATGAATTTTGAGGAAGATGCTGAGCTGGTTGAATATATCACAAAACTAGGAGCAGTAAGACAGCAGCAGTTGCCACTGACTAGGGGTGATATGGAACTTTTAGGTGATGACACAGGATGGACTGTCTATAAAAGGACCTATGCTGATGAAACAGTAGTAATAGCAATCAACAATACCTCGGAAGCTCAAACCGTAGTACTGGATGAAGAGAAAGAAACAGGAAAAGAGTTACAAGGATTATTAGCTGGAGAATTAGTTAAACCAGATGAGGATGGGTATACGATTCATTTGGAAAGTGGCCAGTCCGAAATATATAAGCTAGTGGATCGACAGAATGATAATCGGTTAACTACAGGCATTTGGATGGTGAGCATCGTTTTGATGTTATTGATCCTTTTCATTTGGTTCAATCGAATAAAGCAAAAAAAGCTGAAATAG
- a CDS encoding sugar ABC transporter permease — protein sequence MTNKTEKIIRLSVSYLILLIAVIIVIYPLLWVVGSSLNPGQSLSGSTMFPNNPTFKHYTSLFDTENSNYVLWYLNSMKISLITMVLAVISVAFTGYAFSRYRFIGRKNGLLTFLVLQMIPNFAALIAIFVLAQRTGLLDTHAGLIIIYVGGQIPMNTWLMKGYLDTIPKELDESARMDGAGHLRIFWQIIMPLSKPIIAVVALFSFIAPFGDFILARIMLRTEEKFTMGVGLYELVSKQFGNEFTTFAAGSVLIAIPITILFLSFQKYFISGLTAGGTKG from the coding sequence ATGACTAATAAGACTGAAAAAATCATCAGACTGTCAGTTTCTTATCTTATTCTTCTAATTGCGGTGATAATAGTTATTTACCCATTGCTATGGGTTGTAGGTTCTTCTTTAAACCCTGGGCAAAGTCTTTCAGGTTCTACGATGTTTCCTAATAATCCTACATTTAAGCACTATACGAGCTTATTTGATACAGAAAACTCCAATTATGTTTTATGGTACTTAAATTCGATGAAAATTAGTTTAATCACAATGGTACTTGCGGTTATAAGTGTAGCGTTTACTGGGTATGCGTTCTCACGCTACCGATTTATCGGAAGAAAAAATGGTCTTCTAACCTTTCTAGTCCTGCAAATGATTCCAAACTTCGCTGCGCTTATTGCAATCTTTGTACTTGCCCAACGAACTGGACTATTAGACACGCATGCAGGACTAATAATTATTTATGTAGGCGGCCAGATACCGATGAATACGTGGCTGATGAAAGGATATTTGGATACAATTCCAAAAGAGTTGGATGAATCTGCACGTATGGACGGAGCAGGCCATTTACGAATTTTTTGGCAAATAATTATGCCATTATCTAAGCCAATCATAGCAGTGGTAGCCCTGTTTTCATTTATCGCTCCATTTGGTGATTTCATACTCGCTCGTATTATGCTACGCACGGAAGAAAAGTTTACAATGGGTGTCGGTTTATACGAATTAGTTTCCAAGCAGTTTGGTAATGAATTTACTACTTTCGCTGCGGGGTCGGTTTTGATAGCTATTCCGATTACAATTCTTTTCCTATCATTTCAAAAATATTTTATCTCTGGTCTTACAGCTGGGGGTACGAAAGGTTAA